The sequence below is a genomic window from Methanotorris formicicus Mc-S-70.
GTTGAGGGAAATTACCTAACGTCTGAAAAGAGCAATATTGGGTTTGTTAGGTTTATAGCAATGGTATCAAACTGTATAGAATATTTAAGCCACAAATATGGATTATCATTCTATGAAGTGATTAAAGAGTGTAGTAAAGAACTAATAAAGAAAGGATTCTCGTAATCACACTGTCAGTTACTTGAGTCATTTTTTAATGTTGTAATCAAATTTCCAAATTCCTCAGTACTACTAATGACTTTTATATTGGCATTTGGGTCTTTTTGTTGAGGATCTCCACTACTAAACGAATATTGAATATGTCTCACACCAATATTAAATATCTTAGTTTTCATAGCGTCTCATCAATAAAAACAATACTCCAACTAAAGAAAGAGCAACCACTCCAAAAGGTACTGGTACTTTTGTTATTATTTTATTTCTACCATCTTTATTTGTATAAAAAACTTTAACTGTTATATTATTTATCCCATACCAACTTTCATCCCCAACTGGGGAGGTAGAGATACTAATTGAACCATCGCTCAAAATCTTCGTTGCATTTTCAGCATCAATGGTAAATGTGGTGACACTGGTTGAGGGACGGTCTCCACTTGTATACAACAATCCCACATAGATTTTATCCACCTTAACCTTTACCCCACTAGGGCCACCGGCAGTATTTGCATGATAATTAACATCAGTAGCATTAATCTCTACATCCATACTTTGGATTTCAATTTCACTCAAATTATATGGAAATGTAAAAGTTGTACTATATAGCCTCTTACCCCAATAACCTGATGTAATATAATTAACCCACTCTTCCCCAAAATTGATATTTAACAAAACTAAGAAACAAATAATTAGTAAAGTTGTCAAAATTTTCTTCATAATATCCCCTCACAATTTTTAATCGTTGTGAGAATTTTATTATATTTAGATTATAAAAATTTTTAAAAGAACGGTTAGTTTAAGATTTTAAGTTCAAAGAATACTTACGATTGTAGTTATTGTGAATATTGTTACATCACTCAACTGTTTTATACAACTTTATACAATTATGGTTTTTAATTTTTATGGTTTTGTTTTTGGACAATCCAAATCCTCAGAAAAAATTTTAATATCTATTATCGGTGTTTCATCAAAGGCATCCATTTCCTCAACGTACAACTTACTATCCCCAATTTTTAAAATTTTGACGTTGTAGATGCCAATCGGATTTGGTCTAACTGGTGACCTTGTAGAAAAAACCCCTCTTATTGGATTGTTTATATCGCCCTTTGGATGTACCCTTAATATTTTCCTTTTATCAGGAGTGTCACTTTTATCAAACCACACAAAAACCAAAATTCTCTTTCCTACACTTAAACCATCTAAACCTTCTTTAAAATCTTTAAATATTTCCAAAATTGTTTTATTATCCACTTGTCTAACTTTTCCAATTGGGAATAGTTTGAATTCCATAAAAAACACCTTCATTAAAAATTATTGCATTTTCCAAGAATGTTACCCTTCATATCTATTATTATGCAACTGAAGTTTATCTTCCATCTACTTGATAACCTCTCAACAACCCTCTCTGCTATTGCATTAAAGACATCATACAAAACATCTTTTTCCCTTAAAATTTTCATAATCTCTTCTGTTGTATTTGCGTATAGTATCTTTTTTAATACTTCTTTCTCATTAATAAATAAGGAAGAGTATGCAGTTAAAATTTCATTCCTCGCATCTGCAACCTTTGAATGAGTATCAAAAATTCCTGCAGAGAGTTTTATTATCTTCCCAGCATGACCAAATACAATTATATTTTTAACACCCTTCTCATCTGCCTTATCAAGCATATATCCCCAAAAATTTGAGACCTCAACTATTTGGTCATCCTCCGCATTTAGGAGTTTTTTTGCAAACTTTGTTCCGATATTTCCTGGGGTAAATATTAGTGTTTCATATCCATTTGCAAGTGCTACATCAATTTGGGGAACGAGGGATTCTCTATATGCCTCATTTGACATAGGCCTTACAATTCCAGTGGTTCCAAGTATTGAAATTCCTCCAATAATTCCTAACTTTGGATTTAGTGTTTTTTCTGCAAGTTCTTTTCCTTTAGGGGCAGAGATTTTAACAATAACGCCCTCATCTTCATCCAACAACCTCAATAAATTCTTTTTAATCATTTCTCTTGGTTTTGGATTTATTGCATATTCTCCCTTCTTTATTTGCAAACCATCCTTTGTAACTATTCCAATTCCTTCCCCACCAATAATTTTTATTTTTTTCTCTTTTATCAACTCCACATCAACGATTATCTCTATTCCATTTGTTATATCAATATCTTCTCCAGAATATTTTATTACTGTTGTTTTTACGACATTTTCCCCAATTTTTTCTATTTTTTCTATTGGTATAATTAGTATCTCTCCATTTGGATTTTCAATTTCAACATAATCTAACTTGATATTATTTTTTAGGAAATACAGTCCTGCATAAGCCCCAGCGGCTGCACAGGAGCCAGTTGTATAACCCAACTTTCCTTTTTTTCTAAAATCATAAATCATACTGCCCCTCATTAATTAGTTAATGGAAACCTTTGAAACCCCCCCCTCTTTTCTTACAGTTATTAGAGTATCTGCTATCTGCTCCAATTCTGGATGGTGAGTGATAAGTATCATCTGTGGTATTGTTCTAATACTCTTAAATATATCTACAAGTTTTTTCCTCCTTTCTTCATCAAGATAAACTGTTGGTTCATCCAATATTATGCACTCTATCCTACTTCCAATTAAAACCTTTGCTATCCCAAGCCTCAAAGCAAGAGCAACTGCTATCTGCTCCCCACCACTCAAATTACCAACATTTAAAGTCCCATTTGGAGAATGAACTTTTATATCAAAGTCGTGTGTTAACTCAATATGCGTGTAGGGCAAGTCAAATTCCTCAAATGCCTCATTTGTGTATTTTTGAATTAGTGGTTTATATTTTTCCCTTAGATATCTTTGGAATCCATCCCTTGAAAATACATCCCTAACTTTATCCAAATATTCGATGAATTTTAACAGCCTTTCCCTTTCTCTTTCTTTTTCTTTTAACTTATTTAAATAGTTATTTAATTCCTCCAACTGCTGATTTACATTTTCTATGTTTGTTTTACATTCTACAAGTTCTTTTTCTTTATCTCTTACACCATCTTCCAATTCCTTAAAATCATTTTTAATTTTATTGTGAATCTTTTCATCATAGTTTAAGTTTCTCAATTTGTTATTTAGTACCTCTATTCTTTCCAAAATTTCTGATTTTTCTTTTAATTTCTCATTTAATAAGTTTTCAACATGATTTTTTAATTCCCCCATGTCAACTTTGTATATATGTGATAGATTTTGCAAGATTGCAAGGGCATCTCTGTATTTTTCATAAACTACTTCTATCTCCTTTAATTTTCTTTCTAATGCCTTAAATTTGGTTTCTTTTTCTTTATACTCCCCAACATGCCCAAGTAATGCTAAGATTTTGTTTTCAATATCTTTCAAATCTTCTTTTAACTTTTTCCTCTCTTCAATTAACCTTATCAATTCTTTTATCTTATCAATTTCTGATTTTGTATTTTCTATGCTCGAGTTACAGGTATCTATGTCATAATCCCCTATTATACCCTCCAATCTATTCCTTTCTTCTATCAATTTGTTTTCATCAATATCCTTCAAATATTCATAGGCGGTTAAGTATTTTGTGTAGGTATTTTTTAAGTTGTTTAATTCATTTTTAACCTCTTCATACCTATCTTCTATGCTTTTCCCATCGATAACAAATTTTGATAGTTCCTCTTCAATGACTTTCTTTTCATTTTCTTTCTTTTTAATTTCATCCATTATTCCATTAAGTTGATTTATCTTTTCCTCCAATGTACCTAGTTTTTCTTTTAACTCCCTCCTATGACTTAACTTATTATTTAATTCTTCAATTTCTTTGCTACATTCCAATAATCTTTTGTTGAGATCTTTTAACCTTTCTTCTTCTTCTTTAAGATTTTTTGAATATTCCTCTTTTAACTCTTTTTTCTTTTTCTCATCAATCTCTGAACTACAAACAGGACATCTTCCCC
It includes:
- the tsaA gene encoding tRNA (N6-threonylcarbamoyladenosine(37)-N6)-methyltransferase TrmO → MEFKLFPIGKVRQVDNKTILEIFKDFKEGLDGLSVGKRILVFVWFDKSDTPDKRKILRVHPKGDINNPIRGVFSTRSPVRPNPIGIYNVKILKIGDSKLYVEEMDAFDETPIIDIKIFSEDLDCPKTKP
- the cbiD gene encoding cobalt-precorrin-5B (C(1))-methyltransferase CbiD; this translates as MIYDFRKKGKLGYTTGSCAAAGAYAGLYFLKNNIKLDYVEIENPNGEILIIPIEKIEKIGENVVKTTVIKYSGEDIDITNGIEIIVDVELIKEKKIKIIGGEGIGIVTKDGLQIKKGEYAINPKPREMIKKNLLRLLDEDEGVIVKISAPKGKELAEKTLNPKLGIIGGISILGTTGIVRPMSNEAYRESLVPQIDVALANGYETLIFTPGNIGTKFAKKLLNAEDDQIVEVSNFWGYMLDKADEKGVKNIIVFGHAGKIIKLSAGIFDTHSKVADARNEILTAYSSLFINEKEVLKKILYANTTEEIMKILREKDVLYDVFNAIAERVVERLSSRWKINFSCIIIDMKGNILGKCNNF
- a CDS encoding AAA family ATPase encodes the protein MIIREIKMKNFKSHVNSRITFKEGISVIVGHNGSGKSSIFDAVHYALFRPRLRYEDLVTRGRKNLSVELTFEVGGKIYRVVRERGNERLYANDELIAKGSNEVTREIKNILGIDEKTFTNSIYIKQGEIAELIHTSPAERERTIAKLLGIGEYQKSWETMREVINNFEGRLSLIEGELKNKEKIEKDIMEKSEELEGLKVKLEKLGEEFNNLNKKLIDKKKELEDWDEIRVKFIKFTSKLEKYESDLKGIENEIKKYEDDLQTISNVSLTIEENKEKYNQYLSIKEELENVKKSLNELKGSVDKYNKLIGQKENIKNTINKLETKISNFKYGEDLEYLNSILESLNKKIKKFEEIKEAIRNLKQINEKLDGVERHKQIISENKKSYEKYLKLEDEKNDLEKMTAAYTTLKEKYNNLIDNLKNLDKKKNELLDEISRSNIKEIEKKVKEINNLEKQMDELLEEKNKIQESIGEVKSKINALKKALSEIEKVRGRCPVCSSEIDEKKKKELKEEYSKNLKEEEERLKDLNKRLLECSKEIEELNNKLSHRRELKEKLGTLEEKINQLNGIMDEIKKKENEKKVIEEELSKFVIDGKSIEDRYEEVKNELNNLKNTYTKYLTAYEYLKDIDENKLIEERNRLEGIIGDYDIDTCNSSIENTKSEIDKIKELIRLIEERKKLKEDLKDIENKILALLGHVGEYKEKETKFKALERKLKEIEVVYEKYRDALAILQNLSHIYKVDMGELKNHVENLLNEKLKEKSEILERIEVLNNKLRNLNYDEKIHNKIKNDFKELEDGVRDKEKELVECKTNIENVNQQLEELNNYLNKLKEKERERERLLKFIEYLDKVRDVFSRDGFQRYLREKYKPLIQKYTNEAFEEFDLPYTHIELTHDFDIKVHSPNGTLNVGNLSGGEQIAVALALRLGIAKVLIGSRIECIILDEPTVYLDEERRKKLVDIFKSIRTIPQMILITHHPELEQIADTLITVRKEGGVSKVSIN